One Georgenia wutianyii DNA segment encodes these proteins:
- a CDS encoding Ig-like domain repeat protein: MTSQRQPIRRRAVTAAATGIAMCATLLTAPAGAQTEEPGFTELLGFESYTTGALDGQDGWTATGAAAVILDPVNQNNRALELSGPNQRAHRAVAAIEDGETGTVFFRIRRDGSVDTSFGVTDNDNPSDFAHSRAYVNNQNNDTLLVRDGGAFATAGTWAEDVWQCVWLVADNETDEVAVYSQGGPYEEQTRLPAGAEETFGFRAAVDGPLDRFFWINGSPNTGRIMLDDVAVDTSGANLDIPTGNVADCETADVAPEPLLNPLPDPELSTLGIEVEELVQLPASQTTPETQDQRLIRHNRITHLDEVPDGSGRLAVPDMNDILYMVDKDSGEHTAYLNVRDAFIDNFHNHAGLGTGFGFVEFHPEFAENGIFYTVHTESGTALTEDTPDFPAFGTTGFHSVITEWTATDPAAETFEGTSREMMRVPFGGRVHTVQQIAFNWTAEPGDADYGNLYILVGDGGNGVGNDNPQDLATPQGKIFRIDPMGDNSANGEYGIPADNPFLDEDGALPEIYAVGMRDPHRISWDTETGKMYLGHIGEWQVESIYEVEPGDNFGWSVREGPFLAEGRQIFPLPEDDAEYGFTYPVAAYDHNRDPGQTGDAGVAVNGGYVYRGEIEELRGKYLFTDIVRGFVLSTEADEMVRNDGDLEDLATISELRVFHEGEETTFQELVGDRRVDLRFGADADGELYLVSKADGKVWRITGAVELPPNNLVARYTFDNPVAGNPAWEDDQGFSGTDIELVNGGALQRVADAAYPGAGRALQTQQLSPAVRGNNDWKAGVYDPAGVDSLEALAGAEAITVMGWFKRTGELPALNSETTNPDDRFNAIGLAGVLSGNSDGHGVRALLEVIQVGDELKLVALGRRLDDGSSWTFAADKPWDEILAQNTWVHLAASFDYVGGEMKLYMNGEELEGEYTAANPWGSGPTSDTVPTGIKIGGSFPQNTAERNPFHGRMDDLMFLDMAPTAEQMRSLYATYGVEPVEPPPSPSCEFDESMTDLMAAENWAPRTPAKWDLPGDQIILKEVGDNPNDGIRRPFEYAVLDGHEFESVQIDANVRLDAPSSVNNRDIIIVFGWQSDTEYYYAHISQDNAIYAHNGIFKVDNKDRERIDHQWDGSIGAPPAITDEEWHDVRVTHCAGTGEIAVWVDGDDTPLMTATDTTFDGGRIGFGSFDNTGRMRDLVVSVPAAVEAAPTTTRLDLPRQLSVYGREATAEVTVASEGATPSGTVEIRAGGETIASGELGADGTASVPLPRDLPAGSHRLTAVFVGGDAFEPSESRAATYVVLPALARVDIDAESRVPGGSSPEITVDVTGRGEDPVPTGSVTVTAGFRVVGTVPLDEGGTAEIQLPPVRGTTLVTAVYSGDHGYLPGLDVTTIRTR, encoded by the coding sequence ATGACGTCGCAGCGGCAACCCATCAGGCGTAGGGCGGTGACGGCGGCGGCCACAGGCATCGCGATGTGCGCGACGCTGCTGACGGCCCCGGCCGGTGCACAGACCGAGGAGCCCGGGTTCACCGAACTCCTCGGCTTCGAGAGCTACACGACCGGGGCCCTCGACGGCCAGGACGGCTGGACGGCGACCGGCGCCGCCGCCGTCATCCTCGACCCGGTCAACCAGAACAACCGCGCCCTCGAGCTCAGCGGCCCGAACCAGCGCGCCCACCGGGCCGTGGCCGCCATCGAGGACGGCGAGACCGGCACGGTGTTCTTCCGCATCCGGCGCGACGGCAGCGTCGACACGTCCTTCGGAGTCACGGACAACGACAACCCCTCGGACTTCGCCCACAGTCGGGCCTACGTCAACAACCAGAACAACGACACCCTGCTCGTGCGTGACGGCGGCGCCTTCGCCACCGCCGGCACGTGGGCCGAGGACGTGTGGCAGTGCGTCTGGCTCGTCGCCGACAACGAGACCGACGAGGTCGCGGTCTACAGCCAGGGCGGCCCGTACGAGGAGCAGACCCGCCTGCCCGCGGGCGCCGAGGAGACCTTCGGCTTCCGTGCCGCCGTCGACGGCCCGCTCGACCGCTTCTTCTGGATCAACGGCTCCCCGAACACGGGCCGGATCATGCTCGACGACGTCGCCGTGGACACCAGCGGCGCCAACCTCGACATCCCCACCGGCAACGTCGCGGACTGCGAGACGGCCGACGTCGCCCCCGAGCCGCTGCTCAACCCGCTGCCCGACCCGGAGCTGTCGACCCTCGGCATCGAGGTCGAGGAGCTGGTCCAGCTGCCCGCGTCGCAGACGACCCCCGAGACGCAGGACCAGCGCCTGATCCGGCACAACCGCATCACCCACCTCGACGAGGTGCCCGACGGCTCCGGTCGGCTCGCCGTCCCGGACATGAACGACATCCTCTACATGGTCGACAAGGACTCCGGCGAGCACACCGCCTACCTCAACGTCCGTGACGCGTTCATCGACAACTTCCACAACCACGCCGGCCTCGGCACCGGGTTCGGTTTCGTCGAGTTCCACCCGGAGTTCGCCGAGAACGGCATCTTCTACACCGTCCACACGGAGTCGGGCACCGCGCTCACCGAGGACACCCCCGACTTCCCGGCGTTCGGCACCACCGGCTTCCACAGCGTCATCACGGAGTGGACCGCCACCGACCCCGCCGCGGAGACCTTCGAGGGCACGAGCCGCGAGATGATGCGCGTCCCCTTCGGTGGCCGCGTCCACACCGTCCAGCAGATCGCCTTCAACTGGACCGCCGAGCCGGGCGACGCCGACTACGGCAACCTCTACATCCTCGTCGGCGACGGTGGCAACGGCGTGGGCAACGACAACCCGCAGGACCTCGCGACGCCGCAGGGCAAGATCTTCCGCATCGACCCGATGGGCGACAACAGCGCGAACGGGGAGTACGGCATCCCCGCCGACAACCCCTTCCTCGACGAGGACGGCGCGCTGCCGGAGATCTACGCCGTGGGCATGCGCGACCCGCACCGCATCAGCTGGGACACCGAGACCGGGAAGATGTACCTCGGGCACATCGGTGAGTGGCAGGTCGAGTCGATCTACGAGGTCGAGCCCGGTGACAACTTCGGCTGGTCGGTCCGCGAGGGCCCGTTCCTCGCCGAGGGTCGCCAGATCTTCCCGCTGCCCGAGGACGACGCCGAGTACGGCTTCACCTACCCGGTCGCCGCGTACGACCACAACCGCGACCCCGGCCAGACCGGTGACGCCGGCGTCGCCGTCAACGGCGGCTACGTCTACCGCGGCGAGATCGAGGAGCTGCGCGGCAAGTACCTCTTCACCGACATCGTCCGCGGCTTCGTCCTGTCGACCGAGGCGGACGAGATGGTCCGCAACGACGGCGACCTCGAGGACCTCGCCACCATCTCCGAGCTGCGCGTGTTCCACGAGGGCGAGGAGACGACCTTCCAGGAGCTCGTCGGTGACCGCCGCGTCGACCTGCGCTTCGGGGCCGACGCCGACGGCGAGCTGTACCTCGTCTCCAAGGCCGACGGGAAGGTCTGGCGGATCACCGGCGCCGTCGAGCTGCCGCCGAACAACCTCGTCGCCCGCTACACCTTCGACAACCCCGTCGCGGGCAACCCCGCCTGGGAGGACGACCAGGGCTTCTCCGGTACCGACATCGAGCTCGTCAACGGCGGCGCGCTCCAGCGTGTGGCCGACGCCGCCTACCCCGGCGCCGGACGGGCGCTGCAGACCCAGCAGCTGAGCCCCGCCGTCCGCGGCAACAACGACTGGAAGGCCGGGGTCTACGACCCGGCGGGCGTCGACTCCCTCGAGGCCCTCGCCGGCGCCGAGGCGATCACCGTCATGGGCTGGTTCAAGCGCACCGGTGAGCTGCCCGCCCTCAACAGCGAGACGACCAACCCGGACGACCGCTTCAACGCCATCGGCCTCGCCGGTGTCCTGTCGGGCAACTCCGACGGCCACGGCGTGCGCGCCCTGCTCGAGGTCATCCAGGTGGGCGACGAGCTCAAGCTCGTCGCCCTCGGCCGCCGGCTCGACGACGGCAGCTCGTGGACCTTCGCGGCCGACAAGCCGTGGGACGAGATCCTCGCCCAGAACACCTGGGTCCACCTTGCCGCGAGCTTCGACTACGTGGGCGGTGAGATGAAGCTCTACATGAACGGTGAGGAGCTCGAGGGCGAGTACACCGCGGCGAACCCGTGGGGCTCGGGCCCGACCTCCGACACCGTGCCCACGGGCATCAAGATCGGCGGCAGCTTCCCGCAGAACACCGCGGAGCGGAACCCGTTCCACGGTCGCATGGACGACCTCATGTTCCTCGACATGGCGCCCACGGCCGAGCAGATGCGGAGCCTGTACGCGACGTACGGCGTCGAGCCGGTCGAGCCGCCGCCCTCGCCGTCGTGCGAGTTCGACGAGTCGATGACCGACCTCATGGCGGCGGAGAACTGGGCACCGCGCACCCCCGCCAAGTGGGACCTGCCCGGCGACCAGATCATCCTCAAGGAGGTCGGCGACAACCCGAACGACGGCATCCGCCGCCCGTTCGAGTACGCCGTCCTCGACGGTCACGAGTTCGAGTCGGTGCAGATCGACGCGAACGTCCGGCTCGACGCGCCGTCGTCGGTGAACAACCGCGACATCATCATCGTCTTCGGGTGGCAGTCCGACACCGAGTACTACTACGCGCACATCTCGCAGGACAACGCGATCTACGCGCACAACGGCATCTTCAAGGTGGACAACAAGGACCGGGAGCGCATCGACCACCAGTGGGACGGGTCGATCGGTGCACCTCCGGCCATCACCGACGAGGAGTGGCACGACGTGCGCGTGACCCACTGCGCCGGCACCGGGGAGATCGCCGTGTGGGTCGACGGGGACGACACCCCGCTCATGACCGCGACCGACACGACGTTCGACGGCGGCAGGATCGGGTTCGGCTCCTTCGACAACACCGGGCGCATGCGCGACCTCGTCGTCTCCGTCCCGGCCGCCGTCGAGGCCGCCCCGACGACGACGCGGCTCGACCTCCCGCGTCAGCTGTCCGTCTACGGGCGCGAGGCCACGGCCGAGGTGACCGTCGCGAGCGAGGGTGCCACGCCGTCGGGCACCGTGGAGATCCGGGCCGGGGGCGAGACGATCGCCTCCGGTGAGCTCGGGGCCGACGGCACGG